The sequence AAAATGTTTCAACTTGGGGTTTCAAATTTTCTGTTAATATAAGTTTCCATCCACAtttaggatacaatatttgaTAATCGAATAATACCAATTCTTTATCGGAACAAACATATCACGACACCGatctttgaaatttttttttcgttgaaaatatatcacgacaccggtCGTTAAATACAAATACCATATAACAATCCGAGCACGACGTTTTAATGttgaaatttaagtttttgatttaaagcCAGCAGAAAGGAGTTAAATATGTGTTATAATTATCCAAAATAAGTCTTGAgttatatttagttatttggttACTTTTTTGTGAAAATGCCCAACCattgtttacaataaaatgtttttagcaAGTTCCGGAAATTGGATTCAAGTTGATCTTAAATCTCCAACTGTTTTAACTGGAGTTGTGACTCAAGGCAGACCGGGCGGACATGCTATGCAATgggttacaagttacaaaatCGCATATGGAATAAATCAAACCAGTTTTCAAACCATTCAAAACAGTGACGGGAACGACTTGgtgagttttaaaaaaacttggcAAACGAATTTCCATATAAGCTAATATACTTTCAATCCCAAATCTATATACtctttgtattaaaatatatcaactTTATACTTAAGAAATGCCTACACAATGTAAGCCAAATCACAaccttattttataaatttgtgtttCAGATATTCCAAGGAAATAGAGATATTAAcacaaaagttacaaacatgttTCCTGCTCCAATCATTGGACGTTATGTGCGTCTCATGCATATTACTTATCAAGAATGGGCAACAATAAGATTGGAATACCTGACTTGTTAAACTGCATTCTCAAGAACGACCGAGACAACTTATGATTAATGCCAACTTTAATTTATCGAGGCCCCTCTGTACAACAGTTTGTAAATACAGCATtcataaatgtaaatacaccATCAGTATCAAGGCATTCATATATGTTGTTATTATCAAGTCCGCACCAATGCACCATTGTATTCGAAATCGATATAATATTCAGAAAAGGTGAAACTTCAACTAAAGCATAATTAACCAGTCACAACGCGGATTTAATCAGTTACGCTATAAAATCCCTTGAGCGGTTCACATGATACCAAGAGCAAGTACATTATGCGCTGTAAGTTTAATTAATGCATCGGTGTACAGGCCCACGCTAATATTGGTACAAGCATCTGTCGTGAGACTTTGTACTGTTGTTTTTGCATATACACCTATGCAATTAACGTTGCGTATACCACTCAACAGAAAGCGACTGAAGATATCTCTACTAACCTTTGCTTCCGCCGTCATTTGCTTGAGTTCTGtgataaagtaacttattatatttgggtttaacaaactaaaacgaTGGATATctacaaacatataataacgatataatacatcataataaacCTAAAGTAAACGCTATACAACCAAACTATACTGCAGTACCAACTAAACTAACTGGTGACTGTGCGCACACACGACACAACAAAAGCGTTAATTACTCGGCGCGGGCAGCAGGAATAAAAGCGCAGGAATGTTATCGAGGCGAGACGAGTTAGCGGTAAATTACTACCACAAGTTCCATTATGATTTTTGCGGTTGAAGAAAACGTTACGATTCCGATCCAAGAAGTGTCGCTTGCATTGTCAATAAACAACTGGATGAATTTCTAtaaacaaagataaagttATTCGTTAAACGCCAATAGGCGCACAAGGAAACCTTCATTCTGTCCAGTAAGGTACAAGATTGTCCATCAGCAGTATGATCCATACTCCCGCTCACGTTACGAAACGATTGGAGATTCCTGCTTCTGGTTTCCCCTTGGCTTCCAACTCCATAACCACCTCAATCTCCTGCAAATGTTGTTTCATGTTATAGCCTACATCACGGCCTACAAGAGATATGGtatagggtggagaaagatggaacttccttttcattctattttctcgtcccacttggtggTTAACAAATAACGTTAAAATGATTATAAAACTGAAGatcttaactttaaaattttaattccaACATACGAATTATTCTTTTGCAAATTTTGCAACATGCAAATTTTATATACGCtttgcatttaattttcttttacctTTACGGTCGGATCTTCAATCTTGTGGTAATATTTGGTTTCAAAGAGTGCGGCGTGTCTCCAGATCAACTTAGGATCACTGAATGAATTCCgtacttttaaaacagttatttaTTCAGTTTATCCGCATTTCAAAAAAGTGTACTTCTTTCTTCCCGGTATGGCTTATgccttataaaaaatacacattcGTTCATAACAACACAATTAAAACTGCCGAAATTTTGTAGTGTGATCAATCCGGTATCCtaactttaactttatatagtaaggtgggggaagatgggacactttttcattatgttttctcttctcatttagtagtaaacaaagaacattcaagtattataaaaccgtattctcacgacttccatagacgtGCTGTTAAATAAACAGGCAGGAtgttcggatattatgtgctaaaggtgtaacATCTTACTTTATTTATCTGTTCGAAACGATAGCGAAAATCACGTTATTTAAATTACGAATAGAAGGAACCAACAGCacacaacaattaaaaaaaaaacaatggatattttcattctatctGGTTAAGAGGTGAACGCTCtttttgtgattttgtttataaaaggtGTGATTTTGTTAGCGTATTTTCCTTAGCTTATAGTTAGTATAactataaatacacttaattaGCAAAATTGTATTAAATGTTAAGACAATGTGGAGCACTTTCCCGTTCTTCGTTTACGTGACCGAAAAGACGAAATTAAAATTTCGGTCCACAAGAACCACTCTTCGACAAAAAGTATCTATACGGCCAATAAAGTGACCAACAAatatacatacgtggtaactcgtaattaAAGCGGGAACAAAGTggttgaaacagaacacgcaCGCGTTACGATTTCAATAGAAAACATGAGAATCTTATCCGACGTTTGCGATGCCGACCTCGCACCTTGCTGTTACCATTAGTTTTGCATTCAGGTAAATGCGATAATAACGGTACAAATGGTATTTTGTGTAATGCCTTCGCACGGTTTTAGCTACATTGTATGTGTAACGTATTGTTTCGTTTAGCGTTGAACGGTTTTGGTTTTTGTGTGTGGTTTGCTGTAGCGTTCTTGTGTGTTGTTTCCCAATTTACTTCCATTTTGTGTTTGGCTTTTGTGTTGAATTGATGCGTCTCGCGCTTGTTAACCTCTAAGCATGATTGGTCGTCGTGGAGCGAGTGCGcctttttcttctgttttacTTGCATCAGCCCAAAGATTGCATAAGATCGGCAGTTCTCGTTGTGTATATGGTGTAGTAACGTTGTATTGTGTATTGGATTAACGTGGTTGTAACGTTGTTGTATTCGGTAACGTTGGTCAAAACTTTATAGTGTTTGAGCGTTGTTCtcgttgttttattatagtagtttttatatgttattAAACTGTGTATTAAAAAACCCTACATCAGTCTGGTCAGTCTCGGTAGGCCGTTAGAGCAGCGTCCCGGACCACACTTTACATAACATATGTATAAGCCATATAGGCGAGTCATTTCAACCCAGGGGGTAGGCCTACGTATTAAATATACCTGTCAAAGTTTAAGCGGTAACATGTACCTCCCTTGTTGATGTCATTGTCTCCTACAAGGAggtacatttttgttttaagagGGTACAGTTCATTATAATACAATCCTTGTTTACCGTTTATCGAGTTACAGATGTCGAAACTCAATCGTTAAAGGTCAAGCTGAAGAACCAACAAACATTTACACGGTGGTAATTGTTTAAGCGCTTATGTAACTTGAGATATTTCATATGAAATTGGGAACTGTTATAATGTATGATGTAGTAACGAAAAACTGTGTTGTTATGAACGAGTGTTGAGTTCGGTaaaccaaatgagacgagaagacataatgaaaaggtgtctcatcttcccgcaccctaatatataaaataaaaaaattatactgGATTGATCACTAactacaaaaagttttaatatatgattcagcgagcattcaaaatgaGCATCCTattattatagtttttttttatctatttaaaaaacattgtattcGTTCAACGTCGATTTTTTTACCTAACGCAGTAGCCGCATTTGCCGAGTACTTTGATGACTCTCTAACATAATTTTGTCTTTCAATAAATAGGTATCCCATAAGGGCAAGTTTACAAACTgttccatcttgccccacatcCCAACTTACTATTTATGCTTATGGTATATTTCACTACAACATAAAGATAAACTTGTACAAACTATATAATAGAGTATGAATATACATTCCAAGACACAAGTTCTTGTATATTTACAGGAGCAATTCCatttatttgtaacatttaACCGATCATATTACTGTACAAAGATACCAATAGCACTCgcaaatatacataaatatacaatacGTTCTAGAAATAAGTTTAGGATCTCCACCAATCAGGTAAATTCGGCCAAAATATACCGAACAGTTCAccaagtaaaaaacaaaaaacttgaGAAGGCAGTATATAAGCTGCACCACACAAAGCGAAAAACAACATCACGATTACTCTATCAGTGCCCTGAACTTCAACTGCCCACACCACAAATGCAATAATCGCAATTACAATGAACACATACCAGCCAACAATATTTGATACTAAACCACTAGCGATGGCGCCACCGGAAGCAAGTGCAACGTTTTCAAAAGTAACTCTGTTGCTTTCTCTTCCGCGGTCAGAAAGTGGAATGTTTTCTGGTTCTGGTTCTGGTGTATCTTCTACATCGCTTGCCACACTCTCTTCGTCGCTACTTTCGGTATCAACGGTGGTTTCTTGAATGGCCTTCAACGAAAAAACATAATGGTTGCTACAATGCTTTTAAGTGACATGTATCACAATACCTTGCGGAGTTCTTTTAATGGTTTCTTTACCGTGTTATTCATGAAAGGTTGTTTTACAGTGCTTCCGAATACACCATCGTTGGTCGGCATTTCCTTTTCAAAAGATGAACCCATGGCGGCAAGCTTGCCCCAAATTTTGCTTGCAAGCTCAGAAGCATCGGTACTGTTGTATAGAgtattataaaagtatttgtAAATAGTACTGAGTGTGCAAAGAGTTACCAGATATGTTTCTACACAGTAATGCACAAAGTATTTCTGTACGTTGTGGTCTTGCTTGCAGATCATtgagtagggtggaggaagatgggacaactttttattctattttttcgtcccatttggtagtaaacgaagaactttaaaagaattatagaaccatatccttacgactcccataggctggtgttacttgtttaaaacacggtcaggatattatgtgctaatggagtcccatctccccccactctactatattattaaagATAGTtctaaacattaaatattatctGTTTTCTTGTAAGAACTAAGTGTGATCGACTACACTTTATCTAAGAAGACAACGCGTATATTTAACCACAGTTATACATGCAGATAAACTTACTTTTCAATAAATCTTTGAGCATATACCAACTGCTTTTCGAATATATGAATTTGCTGGGAACACGAGGTAAATGTTTTATCTTCTAAACCCAAGGCGAGCTCCCCAAGCTTTAACTTTTCTTGCATGAATTTTTGAGCCGCGTCTTTTTCACGTGCCGCCTCAGCTTTATTGCTGTCTTGCCTATTGTGTAAGAAATATCgcattaaacaatttttaggcatattttttaaataaaatacctagtaaaaaatgattaaataaagCGCAATTTTGTTGATGAAGTTTGGTGTCTTATATCGAAAATAGGCAGAAGTTTTGGAATGAATGTCATATACTCACCCATTACATTGTTCTCTTGCCGCAGAAAAATATCGGGCAATTTCCATTTTGCATTGCTCCTCACATATCTTGGTGATGCTTTTACGAATTGATTTCCAAGTCGCATCAATGACGCTTTTGTAGCTGACGTAGGCAACAGCCGATTCTCGATATTTTCTGGACGCTTCAGTATCTGaacgaaaaaatgttttaggtAGCTTAACACCTAAAGAAAAAGGCCACTCGTACCAGCAGAGGCCGGTAGTTTTTGTCTCACAGCAACTTCTTGCATAGTTTTGAGACAAAGTTGAACAGAATCGGTGAAACATCTCCTCGAAAGTTTACCATCCATGAATTTAACCTCCACATTTAGAATGATGGCATTGACCATTtcctataaaaacaataatccgttttaaaaattttgtattaataaagttttaaaccaatttgTTTTTGACCTACCCGGTAGTTATCCGGTAGCTGCAAGCGGAATAAAATGTTCTTCTTCATTTTGTTTGGTAGAGAATAGTAAAAATGTTTCGCCTCTGTCTACAATGCAAATTTGTTATTCAATTTCACACAAGGTTTCCAGATAAGTTTCATTACCTCGTTTAGACTTTGTTGATTTTTCATGCGAAGCATTTTTACTCCTCCGAGAGCGCTTGcgacgattgtgacgtcagttgTAAACGTCATTTCcctattaaaacattttaaagtaaactCTTAGTTtaggtatttattattttgattactTGGTAATTTGTGGAATCATCATGTCCGCCTCGAATGCActatttatattcaaacaataaaatgcGTCACTTCCAAGTTCGGTAGCAATCtaaaagtaaactttttattttacttggaTCTACGTCCTACAAAATCCATCGCgtataagttaaatacatttctattaatgagttttaatttctctttttattCAGCAATACAAACGtacacagtttaaaactaaagcgAAAAACCTCTAGTGGGATATTTATCCTTCAATGTCTCAGTGGTGTATTGTacctgaatgtaacttttttagccgttaagtgtcttgtcgtAGGGCACATGCACCTACAATgttagcagcgtcgagccttgaacccattacctctgggttagaagcaGGCGCGATACCTACTTACCGCATACAAAAAATCCGGTTTGTACCCCTCCACAGTGATTGCAGATATCGGAATATTCGTTTCTCTGCTCTGTAGCGATATTCGCTTGTATTCCTGGATCAATGTACCAGAGTCCACTATTCCTTCGTTGGCTACTCCATCGGTGAAGACAATGATGCAATCTCGAGAAGGTTTCAGTTTTCTGCAATTGGtcaaacacttaacggcaattgctccaacccagtggtcactaatagattgtcaaaattatcagccacacataaaataatgaaaaaatccctactaaaaaaataatcacccacgaagtatCATATACTTACAAAATAGTGcacgtttaaaaaaaaaactcgtataagctggcacggggtgtgttataacgactgtcgtttttcggcgaCGCGATGATGAAGTAAGTCAcatccatttattcatataaaaaagtgtGAAAGCTTACTGTATAACTTCCAACGCCATGAACAAACCCGCGCTGATATTGGTACGACTTTCTGTTGTGAGACTTAGTACTGTTGTTTTTGCAAATACCTGCAATTAACGTTGCGTATACCACTCAACAGAAAGCGACTTTAGATATCTCTACTAACCTTTGCTTCCGCCGTCATTTGCTTGAGTTCCATTATGACATTTGCGGTTGAGGAAAACGTTACGATTCCGATCCAAGAAGTGTCGCTTGCATTGTCAATAAACAACTCGATGAATTTCTAtaaacaaagataaagttATTCGTTAAACGCCAATAGGCGCACAAGGAAACCTTCATTCTGTCCAGTAAGGTACAAGATTGTCCATCAGCAGTATGATCCATACTCCCGCTCACGTCAATCAACAATACGAAACGATTGAAGATTCCTGCTTCTGGTTTCCCCTTGGCTTCCAACTCCATAACCACCTCAATCTCCTGAAAATGTCGCTACGTGTTACCGTTAAggtaaaaatgaattaaatgcggcaaatttgcaaaaaaatataattcgtGTGTAGAAATTAATAGTTTACACTATAGATCtctgcagttttttttaaatgtgcatTACGGCCTACTACAgatacagtaaggtggggaaagatgggaaacccTTTTCTTCTACTCTCTCGTCCTATATatggttgtaaacaaataacattaaaataattataaaactataatgtgctaaaggtgtctcggcTTACACCATCATACTATATCTCCtggtaaaactaaaaaaaagcaGAGatcttaactttaaaatattaattccaACATACGAATTATTCTTTTGCAAATTTTGCAACATGCAAATTTTGCAACATGCAAATTTTATATATGcttgcatttatttaatttttacctttaaagTCGGATCTTCAATCTTGCAGTAGTATTTGGTTTCTAAGAGGTCTTTGCTCGACTGAGCATCTTTTGTGGTTGCTTGTACGTCGTACATGTTGTCGTATCTCAGTAAACTGACTATTATGTATCACTGTCCAGAGTTATTTTATTCCCTGTCTAGATAATTAACTTTATCTTGCTAGATAATTGCGTGTCTCTAGGTGAACTTAGGACGTATAAGCACTGAATGAATTCCGTACTTTCAAAACACAGCTATTTATTCAGTTTACCCGGgttacaaaaaatgtatatacttCTTTCTTCCCGCAATGACTTATAATACAACATTCCACACTCGTTCATAAAGGTACAATTGTTAACCGAACCCTCCACAAGCACAAACCTAATACCAGAAATAGTCCCATATGAAATATCTCAAGTTACATAAGCGCTTATACAATTACCACCGTGTTAATGTTTGTTGATTCTTCAGCTTGACCTTTAACGATTATGTTTCGACATCTATAACTCGATAAACGGTAAACAAGGATTGTATTATAATGAACTGTACCctcttaaaacaaaaatgtaccTCCTTGTAGAAGACAATGACATCAACAAAAGAGGTACATGTTACCGCTTAAACTTTGACAGGTATATTTAATACGTAGGCCTACCCCCTTGGTTAAAATTACATTCCATGTTTTATGCATACAATGCAACTAAAAGGCATCTAGGTACTATTTTTTGCGTTAAAAGCATACAAAGTGCCATTTTTTAcggttatttattatttagctGAATGCAAAACTCATGGTAACAGCTGTAGTGAATTCCTTCTCTCTTATTATTGTTACGCGCCGCTTTAAGTGCGCCGCTCCTAATTAACATTCCTACGTTTCTACCGCATTTCTTAATTTGCCACGTTACTCAATTTGCATGTGTTACTTGACATTTGTACTGCAGTTAAGTTCGAGTGCGCGTTTAAGTTGTCTTTAACTACTTTAACTCTTTGTTTCTTTGAGGTTGCTATGAAtcgttttaagtttgtttaaaccttaTTTAATAAAGCTAATGAATCGTTTCAACAGCAAAGTGCGCCAGGTTTAAATCTGATGAAACGAGTTACAAACGAATAGGATTCTCATGTTTGCTACTGAAATTGTAACGCGggcgagttaccacgtatgtatatTTCTTTGGCACTTTAGTGGCGATCTAGATACTTTTTCATCGAACAGTTGTCTTGTTAAAAccgaaatttttgttttgattttttcggTAACGAAGAGCGAGAAAGTTTACAAGAGCGAAAACGCGGGTTGTACCGTAGCAGTACCTATgcgctttattttttattacaaacgtttgatccaatattttaaactaactaTTTTGTAACGAGGCATACCCGTTTATTAGAGCTCCACTCtcttaagttttatttcaaaattaaaacgacacatttataaaatgctTTACATTGCCTTAACCTTTAATACAATTTTGCTACTAAATTGTGCTTATAGCTATGCTAAACTAAGTAAAAATACGCAAACAAAATaacgttttacaaaaaatattttgatacgTTATTTGCAATACTTACCATTAACTTAAGAACAAACTGTAACTTTTACGCCAAAGAGCaataggtttatttattactttttatgggaagatttcaacaaaacacccattttccgtacatattttgtatttatcgcgtaaaaaacaaatatttgcaatGCACCAAAAGTACTTGGCAATACATAAGGCGTAAAAACAGCACAATACACTCTATTTTACACAGTTATGGTGAAACTGGCTTGCACAACATATTTACTACATAATAAATCACAATTAATAATAAGATCCTCGGTACTGATCATCCTCACAGCAACAACCACGACATGAACAAGATTTCACTCCACTGGCACATCTGCAGCACCAACAGCACCCACAATTCCtattaacaaagttttaaacttgaatgaatgtatttcACTCATATAATCTTCAGGTTCAAGgttcttcgctgctaccattgtggacgtatgtgtccttgggcaagacacttaacggcaattgctccaacccagtggtcactaacgggttgtccaaattatcagccacacataaaaaactcctcccaaaataatcaaccacaaagtaacatacttggtaacccttaagctggcacgagatgtatgaaaccgaacacctgtgtttaacgactgtcgttttccggccacgcgaggatgaagtaagttacattcattcatttaatatgtTTCTGAGCAAGTTGCTTTAATAcaggtattttatttcatacacatgTTTTCAACTTTACTGATTAGTGTGTTTGGTTCTAGGAATCAAACACTAACACAGTCAGCAGCATCATGCCTTGAActatttttggatttttttcatgttttttatgtgtggctgataatttggacaacccgttagtaaccactgggttgaagcaattgctgttaagtgtcttgcccaaggacacatacgcgaTACGCCCGTctagccttaaacccattacctctgggttacaggcaggcgctaaccaactgtggtACAGTAGCGGCGGCGAttcatgaaatataataataaaatcaagTACTATCAAAACAAATTGATAAATTTACATCACTTTTACAAACCTGAATAATGGTTTTCTGTTTTCCCCAGCACAAATACAAACAGTAACAAGAACAACAAACATAGTGAAAAGTAACCCAACAACTACAAGTATAGCAATCCAGGTCacattattttgttgcacTGATTCATTtctgcaataaataaattaactatgaaatatttaacatatgAAACATCTACTATGGCCAGCcatttttagtcagtcactactacagtgcattttgcatgtctttaaatgattaatattaaatcattttaattacGCATAACAAAATTTCTTGCTtagtttaaatgtaacttactttaccctcgcgtggtcggaaaacgacagtcgttataacacaggtgttctgtttcgtacaccttgtgccagcttacgagttaccatgtatgttactttataggtgattattttttggggataatttaatagttttaacaaGTATTGGCAAAACCTCCTACCCTGTCTGTCCttgattgttgttgttgttgttactgtTTCCATTAGGATTTACTTCAGTGTTAAAAACAGTATCACCAGTTGCACTGTTTTCGTAATTATCAATCGTTGGTTCAACCGTTATAACTGAAGGTTCTGGGTAATCTAAAAGAAATAGAAAAGTTGTAAATTCTGATCGcttcaatttataaaaataagtgcGTTTGTAGTATATACAGGTACAGTTGCGTGAAACAGCATTCTAGATTAACCtttttatgtaacttttttgagTGAACCTAAAAACTCTCCCTAGATTTATAATTCTGGTTGGTTAATCTGTAATTGCagccataaaaataaaaaaatgttttaaattgttaatgtaaaaaaagtaaaatacttggtaactcgtaagctggtacgaggtgtatgaaacaacatcTGTgcttaacgactgtcgtttttcggccacgcgaggataaagtaaattacatttattcaccgtaaaaaaattgaatgtatTAACCTGGTACAATCCCTTCAATGCTAACGGTTGCAGGTAAGTACTGTATGCTGGTTTCTTCAGTCCACGCTATTACTGATATC is a genomic window of Ciona intestinalis unplaced genomic scaffold, KH HT001194.1, whole genome shotgun sequence containing:
- the LOC100177751 gene encoding uncharacterized protein LOC100177751 gives rise to the protein MYDVQATTKDAQSSKDLLETKYYCKIEDPTLKEIEVVMELEAKGKPEAGIFNRFVLLIDVSGSMDHTADGQSCTLLDRMKKFIELFIDNASDTSWIGIVTFSSTANVIMELKQMTAEAKVFAKTTVLSLTTESRTNISAGLFMALEVIQKLKPSRDCIIVFTDGVANEGIVDSGTLIQEYKRISLQSRETNIPISAITVEGYKPDFLYAIATELGSDAFYCLNINSAFEADMMIPQITKEMTFTTDVTIVASALGGVKMLRMKNQQSLNETEAKHFYYSLPNKMKKNILFRLQLPDNYREMVNAIILNVEVKFMDGKLSRRCFTDSVQLCLKTMQEVAVRQKLPASADTEASRKYRESAVAYVSYKSVIDATWKSIRKSITKICEEQCKMEIARYFSAAREQCNGQDSNKAEAAREKDAAQKFMQEKLKLGELALGLEDKTFTSCSQQIHIFEKQLVYAQRFIENTDASELASKIWGKLAAMGSSFEKEMPTNDGVFGSTVKQPFMNNTVKKPLKELRKAIQETTVDTESSDEESVASDVEDTPEPEPENIPLSDRGRESNRVTFENVALASGGAIASGLVSNIVGWYVFIVIAIIAFVVWAVEVQGTDRVIVMLFFALCGAAYILPSQVFCFLLGELFGIFWPNLPDWWRS